The sequence GACGCAACGTGGTCGCCGAGGCTGGCGCCACTTCGCGATAATAGCGGATCAGCGGCTCCATCTGCTCCCAGTTCTGAAGCGTCGCCACCGGCTTCAGCTCCATCTGCTGAATCAGATCGACATTGTCGAACAACGACAGCGTGAAATGCTGTGCAACCCCAGTATATTGCTCACCAAAATCGACCTGACCCTCAAATTTTGCCCCTGCCGGAATCAACATGGCCGAGCCGGGACGCACCTTCACCTCGACATCATCGACGCGATAGCGAGCCCCTCCGCGCAGGCAGACGATCAAGTCATGCACCTCATTGGATTTATAGACCGACCAGCTTTCGGAATGCCGCATCTTGATTGTCGAACGGGACAAATTGAGGTGAAGAGAGCTTGCCGGGATCCCATCCAAAATCGAATGTTCGATTTTCTCTATCATTTTATTCGCTATCCTTCATTCCAAACCGACAGAACCCATGTTCTGATACCATGCAATGAAAATCGGAGGAATTTCGGAAGTAATCTTGCGCTTCTGAGTCATTCGGAGGTTCGAGCCTACTGGAATAGGTTCGAAGCTATGCATAAAAATGAACATTCAGAATTTTGTTGTCAACATCGGTTTCGTATCATTGGTCTTTGTGCCTATAGACGCAAAACCGGATGGACAACAGAGACTTGCTGCGACTGGAAGCACACTCAGATGTGCAACGGCGTCGCAAGGAGGAAGGATGAAACGCTCATTGTCGCAATGCCTGTCCACACGGCTGACGCCGATCTGGACGGTTTGTCATTGCATGCAGCTCTCCAGATCACTTTTGATGGTTTCTCCAAGACGATCCTGATCCCCGGGTTGGCAACAGCTCCGAATCAGAACCATACGCAATCCTTGATGCGCCGTCTGGTGCATGATGGTTGCCGTCCATAACCAACACAGGAGGATAGAGCGTTGGGCGGAGAAAATCGCTATCTCGGTCTTGCCTATCTGGCGCCCTACATCATTGGGCTTCTGGTCTTTGTGGCCTTTCCCTTTGGCCTCTCATTCTATCTGAGCTTCACGGACTATTCCCTGCTCAGCTCTGCGGAATGGTCCGGACTGGATAACTTCATCAGGCTTTTCACCAGAGACCGCACATTCACCAAGTCCCTCACGGTGACCTTGATCTATGTGTTCTCGACCGTTCCGCTCAAGCTGGCCTTCGCGCTGTTCATTGCGGTCATTCTCAATTACCGGCTGAAGGCGATCAACTTCTTCCGCACGGCCTATTATGTGCCCTCGATCCTTGGCGGCTCGATCGCGATTGCCGTTCTCTGGCGCTACATCTTCGCGGACACCGGCCTCGTCAACATGATGCTGACCAGCATCGGGCTTGATCCGGTCAACTGGTTCGGCGATCCGACCAACGCGCTGTTCAC is a genomic window of uncultured Cohaesibacter sp. containing:
- a CDS encoding sugar ABC transporter permease, translated to MGGENRYLGLAYLAPYIIGLLVFVAFPFGLSFYLSFTDYSLLSSAEWSGLDNFIRLFTRDRTFTKSLTVTLIYVFSTVPLKLAFALFIAVILNYRLKAINFFRTAYYVPSILGGSIAIAVLWRYIFADTGLVNMMLTSIGLDPVNWFGDPTNALFTITLLRCWQFGSAMVIFLAALQGIDKSLYEAAAIDNANKWQIFRHITLPLITPVIFFNLIMQMVQAFQEFNGPYIITNGGPLKSTYLLPLYIYDKAFKQFEMGYASAIAWVLFTIIMVLTLAAFWSSKKWVYYAGDKRS